In a single window of the Pelagibacterium sp. 26DY04 genome:
- a CDS encoding OmpA family protein: MAQFQTLGDVADEERPVEAEFSWSVRVANGETVLAGDVPHLTVKEMLIQRAGEQAIDRMGVSEGAPSGFFTDAVKAVEVSGLLDEGAVTYEDGDWTITGILIHPSERSSVETILGAETGLGSDWQIELKPEPLNEGDSNAVAEQETGYEPVRAEDSEIETPATGELSEDTETSIDLGDEAAHIEAVGDAGSPAEAIAGDPVAEDAATMEAERATSMTGDDRDQLCRDRIDDFMAGRSILFASGSARLTAESEESLEGVAEILADCPSAPVYVEGHTDADGGEDANLILSLSRAEAVVFKLTELGIDPQRLYAVGYGASLPVASNETAAGKAANRRIVFSFEDAAGTETGAGH; encoded by the coding sequence GTGGCGCAGTTTCAGACGCTTGGAGACGTAGCCGATGAAGAGCGTCCGGTGGAAGCTGAGTTTTCGTGGTCGGTGCGCGTTGCGAATGGTGAAACCGTACTGGCCGGCGACGTTCCCCACCTGACCGTCAAGGAGATGCTGATCCAGCGGGCAGGGGAGCAGGCGATCGATCGCATGGGAGTGTCCGAAGGAGCACCTTCCGGGTTTTTCACCGACGCTGTCAAGGCGGTCGAAGTGAGCGGGTTGCTCGACGAAGGAGCCGTCACCTATGAGGACGGCGACTGGACGATAACGGGCATACTGATCCACCCCAGCGAACGCTCCTCGGTGGAGACTATACTGGGGGCAGAGACCGGCCTGGGATCTGACTGGCAAATCGAGCTCAAGCCGGAGCCGCTTAACGAAGGCGACTCGAATGCCGTCGCTGAGCAAGAGACCGGCTACGAGCCGGTGCGTGCCGAGGATTCCGAGATCGAGACCCCCGCGACGGGAGAGCTATCCGAAGACACGGAAACGAGCATCGATCTAGGCGACGAGGCGGCACACATTGAGGCGGTCGGCGATGCTGGATCACCTGCGGAAGCGATTGCCGGCGATCCGGTCGCCGAAGATGCGGCAACGATGGAAGCGGAACGAGCGACGTCGATGACCGGAGACGATCGGGACCAGCTTTGCCGCGACAGGATCGATGATTTTATGGCCGGTCGATCCATTCTGTTTGCCTCGGGGAGCGCGCGCCTTACGGCGGAGTCGGAAGAATCCCTGGAGGGTGTGGCCGAGATTCTCGCCGATTGTCCATCGGCCCCCGTTTATGTAGAAGGTCATACCGACGCCGATGGTGGGGAGGACGCCAATCTGATCCTTTCGCTATCGCGGGCCGAAGCTGTCGTCTTCAAACTGACCGAATTGGGTATCGACCCGCAGCGGCTCTACGCCGTAGGCTATGGCGCAAGCCTGCCGGTCGCATCGAACGAAACGGCAGCGGGCAAGGCAGCCAATCGCCGGATCGTCTTCAGCTTTGAAGATGCGGCTGGCACAGAAACGGGGGCAGGGCATTGA
- a CDS encoding alpha/beta hydrolase, with translation MLKRAKTMPESPIFSQLPVRMITSGPAGVQVAVHVHGTLSDDILPVICIPGYVRNMADFRHLPAAINQVPGTGLAFVLVDLPGRGRSTPLPRDLAYSTLLDADCVLDVLNALDIGPAVLIGEGHGGQVAMLAAARQPTRIAGTVLVDSGPVTDSRGLVRTRTNFRHITDLRSPPAARAALHKMLSTDYPGESEARLDELAERLYVQNPRGRLEALFDDRLIEQLEQFEFDDVLEPQWQLFSALAHAPLMIVRTQLSDQLRRATFDEMLRQRPDAATLAISGQGSPALLDGAEERDALAQFLIEVCRSPSDEN, from the coding sequence ATGCTCAAGCGCGCCAAGACAATGCCGGAAAGTCCGATCTTTTCTCAGTTGCCCGTCCGGATGATTACAAGCGGCCCGGCCGGAGTGCAGGTCGCCGTCCATGTCCATGGAACCCTTAGCGACGATATTTTACCTGTCATCTGCATCCCCGGCTATGTCCGCAACATGGCCGATTTCAGGCATTTGCCGGCGGCCATCAACCAGGTCCCCGGCACGGGGCTGGCGTTCGTGTTGGTCGACCTGCCAGGCCGCGGCCGCTCTACTCCTCTCCCCAGGGATTTGGCCTATTCCACATTGCTGGACGCCGATTGCGTCCTTGATGTCCTCAACGCGCTGGACATCGGCCCCGCCGTGTTGATCGGCGAAGGCCATGGTGGGCAGGTGGCGATGCTGGCGGCGGCGCGTCAGCCGACCAGGATCGCGGGCACCGTTCTTGTCGATTCCGGACCGGTTACCGACTCCAGGGGGCTGGTGCGTACCCGCACCAATTTCCGCCACATCACCGATTTGCGGAGCCCTCCCGCCGCCCGAGCGGCACTCCACAAGATGCTGAGCACCGACTACCCCGGCGAAAGCGAAGCGCGGCTCGATGAGCTTGCCGAAAGGCTCTATGTGCAAAATCCGCGTGGGCGCCTCGAGGCACTGTTCGACGATCGGCTCATCGAACAACTCGAGCAGTTCGAATTCGATGATGTGCTCGAACCGCAATGGCAGTTGTTCAGCGCCCTTGCCCATGCACCACTGATGATCGTCCGCACTCAGCTCAGCGACCAACTCCGCCGCGCGACATTTGACGAAATGCTGCGCCAGCGACCGGATGCAGCAACCCTGGCGATCTCGGGCCAGGGTTCACCGGCGCTTTTGGACGGAGCAGAAGAGCGCGACGCTCTAGCTCAATTTCTTATCGAGGTTTGCCGATCGCCTTCGGACGAAAACTAA
- the dapA gene encoding 4-hydroxy-tetrahydrodipicolinate synthase, giving the protein MFSGSITALITPFHNGAVDEDAMARFVKWQIDEGTNGLVPVGTTGESPTVSHEEHRRVIEITIDVAKGRVPVIAGAGSNSTREAIHLAEFAEKAGADGILTIVPYYNKPSQEGLFQHFSAIAKATSLPVILYSVPGRTVVDIAVDTIKRLRDACPNIVGVKDATADMSKASMTRAALGPDFIMLSGEDITALGFNAHGGRGCISVTSNVAPKLCAAFQAACQSGDFATALTIQDRLAPLHKALFIEPNPQGVKYAASRLGLCGDEVRLPLVPVSEGAKQVIDAALVHAGLIN; this is encoded by the coding sequence ATGTTTAGCGGGTCGATCACGGCGCTGATAACGCCGTTCCACAATGGTGCTGTTGACGAAGATGCGATGGCGCGTTTCGTCAAATGGCAGATCGACGAGGGGACGAACGGGCTGGTTCCGGTCGGCACCACCGGCGAAAGTCCCACTGTCAGCCACGAAGAACACCGGCGTGTAATCGAGATCACCATCGATGTCGCCAAGGGCCGGGTGCCGGTCATCGCCGGGGCGGGTTCCAACTCCACTCGGGAAGCGATCCACCTCGCCGAGTTCGCGGAAAAGGCCGGGGCCGACGGGATTCTCACCATCGTTCCCTATTACAACAAGCCCAGTCAGGAGGGGCTGTTCCAGCATTTCTCCGCCATCGCCAAGGCCACCAGCCTGCCGGTGATCCTTTATAGCGTGCCCGGGCGGACGGTGGTCGATATCGCTGTCGATACCATCAAGCGCCTGCGCGATGCGTGCCCCAATATAGTGGGTGTCAAGGACGCTACCGCCGATATGAGCAAGGCAAGCATGACGCGGGCGGCTCTAGGCCCCGATTTCATCATGCTTTCGGGTGAGGACATCACCGCGCTCGGATTCAATGCTCATGGCGGCAGGGGGTGCATCTCGGTGACCTCCAATGTCGCTCCCAAGCTTTGCGCAGCCTTCCAGGCGGCGTGCCAATCCGGCGATTTCGCCACTGCACTCACCATTCAGGACCGTCTGGCGCCGTTGCACAAGGCGCTGTTCATCGAACCCAATCCGCAGGGCGTGAAATATGCCGCCTCGCGCCTGGGGCTCTGTGGTGACGAGGTCCGCTTGCCGCTGGTGCCGGTCTCCGAGGGCGCCAAGCAGGTCATCGACGCAGCGTTGGTCCACGCGGGCCTAATCAACTGA
- the smpB gene encoding SsrA-binding protein SmpB: MAPKKEKGLLETGVVAENRRARFDYEILETLEAGLVLRGTEVKSLRNGKAQIAESYVSPEDGELWLINANIPEYVQANRFNHDEKRRRKLLVSAREMAKLARGVERQGNTIVPLKLYFNERGMAKLSIGLAKGRKSYDKREVQKDRDWSRDKQRLLKQG; encoded by the coding sequence ATGGCACCGAAGAAAGAAAAAGGACTGCTCGAGACCGGGGTCGTGGCGGAGAACCGCCGCGCCCGGTTCGACTATGAGATACTCGAAACGCTCGAAGCGGGCCTTGTCCTGCGCGGAACAGAGGTCAAGTCGCTGCGAAACGGCAAGGCGCAGATCGCGGAATCCTATGTTTCGCCCGAAGATGGGGAGCTTTGGCTGATCAACGCCAATATCCCTGAATATGTACAGGCCAACCGCTTCAACCATGACGAGAAGCGCCGGCGCAAACTTCTGGTTTCGGCACGCGAAATGGCCAAGCTGGCCCGCGGCGTGGAGCGGCAGGGCAACACCATCGTGCCGCTCAAGCTCTATTTCAACGAGCGCGGCATGGCCAAATTGTCGATCGGGCTCGCCAAGGGGCGTAAATCCTACGACAAACGTGAGGTCCAGAAGGATCGGGACTGGTCGCGCGACAAGCAACGGTTGTTGAAGCAGGGGTAG
- a CDS encoding uracil-DNA glycosylase, translating to MTTPNPPSDCPLCPRLAEFRHLNRAQFPGWHNAPVDNWGDAAPSLLIVGLAPGLRGANRTGRPFTGDYAGDLLYDTLKMYGLAQGEYRADPNDGFELVDTMIVNSVRCVPPQNKPTGPEIATCRRFLIATLAANPQAKAYFALGRIAHDSLLSALGERRAAFPFSHGAEHRLSDGRTLIDSFHCSRYNTNTGRLTPEMFQSAMGKAVAVIRN from the coding sequence GTGACCACTCCCAATCCGCCATCCGATTGCCCCCTCTGCCCCCGGCTGGCCGAGTTCCGTCATCTCAACCGCGCCCAGTTTCCCGGCTGGCACAACGCACCGGTAGACAATTGGGGCGATGCAGCCCCCAGCCTTTTGATCGTGGGCCTCGCCCCCGGCCTGCGCGGCGCCAATCGCACCGGCCGCCCCTTTACCGGCGACTATGCGGGCGATCTCCTCTACGACACGCTCAAGATGTATGGGTTGGCTCAGGGCGAATACCGCGCCGACCCCAATGACGGGTTCGAGCTTGTCGACACCATGATCGTCAATTCGGTGCGCTGCGTTCCCCCGCAGAACAAGCCGACCGGGCCTGAGATCGCCACTTGCCGTCGGTTCCTGATCGCCACGTTGGCGGCAAACCCGCAGGCCAAAGCCTATTTTGCCCTCGGCCGCATCGCTCATGATTCCCTTCTGAGCGCGCTTGGCGAGCGCCGCGCGGCCTTCCCCTTCTCACATGGGGCCGAGCACAGGCTGAGCGATGGCCGAACGCTGATCGATAGCTTCCATTGCTCGCGCTACAACACCAACACCGGCCGACTGACGCCGGAGATGTTCCAAAGCGCCATGGGGAAAGCTGTAGCGGTGATAAGGAACTGA
- a CDS encoding NYN domain-containing protein, which produces MFDPREKVVLFIDGANLYATSRALSVDIDYKRLLSQFQDTGYLLRAYYYTALVEDQEYSSIRPLIDWLDYNGYTVVTKPAKEFTDAQGRRKIKGNMDIELTIDALEMAPYYDHLVLFSGDGDFTALVAALQRRGKKVTVASTLTTPTPMISDDLRRQADYFLEIATLAKTVGRPQVDRQQSAKEDVTH; this is translated from the coding sequence ATGTTCGATCCACGGGAAAAGGTGGTCCTCTTCATCGACGGCGCCAATCTCTACGCCACGTCCCGGGCGCTCAGCGTCGATATCGACTATAAGCGGCTTCTGAGCCAGTTCCAGGATACCGGCTATTTGTTGCGCGCCTACTATTATACCGCCCTTGTCGAAGATCAGGAATATTCCTCGATCCGGCCCCTCATCGATTGGCTGGACTATAACGGCTATACCGTCGTCACCAAACCCGCCAAGGAGTTCACCGATGCCCAGGGCAGGCGCAAGATCAAGGGCAACATGGATATCGAGCTCACCATCGATGCGCTGGAAATGGCGCCCTATTACGACCATCTCGTGTTGTTTTCCGGCGATGGGGATTTTACGGCCCTGGTGGCGGCCCTCCAGCGCCGCGGCAAGAAGGTGACGGTGGCCTCCACCCTCACTACCCCTACCCCCATGATCTCGGACGATTTGCGCCGCCAGGCCGACTATTTCCTTGAGATCGCAACCCTCGCCAAAACGGTAGGCCGGCCCCAGGTTGACCGGCAGCAATCGGCCAAAGAGGATGTCACGCATTGA
- the rpoZ gene encoding DNA-directed RNA polymerase subunit omega: protein MARVTVEDCIEKIPNRFELVLMAAHRARMISSGGAITVDRDNDKNPVVALREIGDGTISPDDLQEDLIHSLQKYVEVDEPEQEIAPRIETSSDEDGPVFDTISEEELLRGIESLAPPERRDD, encoded by the coding sequence GTGGCACGCGTCACCGTAGAAGATTGCATCGAAAAGATTCCGAACCGCTTCGAACTGGTTCTCATGGCCGCCCATCGCGCCCGCATGATTTCCTCGGGTGGCGCGATCACCGTGGATCGCGACAACGACAAGAACCCGGTCGTTGCCCTGCGCGAAATCGGTGACGGCACGATTTCGCCCGACGATCTCCAGGAAGATCTGATCCACTCGCTGCAGAAATACGTCGAAGTGGACGAGCCCGAGCAGGAAATCGCCCCGCGTATCGAGACCTCCTCGGACGAGGATGGACCGGTGTTCGACACGATCAGCGAAGAAGAACTGCTCCGCGGCATCGAGTCGCTGGCGCCCCCCGAGCGTCGCGACGATTGA
- a CDS encoding bifunctional (p)ppGpp synthetase/guanosine-3',5'-bis(diphosphate) 3'-pyrophosphohydrolase codes for MMRQYELVERVLAYNPHADENLLNKAYVYGMQKHGSQTRASGDPYFAHPLEVAAILTDLKLDDATIAVALLHDTIEDTDATRAEIDEMFGTEIGQIVDGLTKIERLNLVSREEAQAENLRKLLLAISQDVRVLLVKLADRLHNMRTLEFMPVHKRARIAQETMDIYAPLAGRMGMQDMRNELEDLSFKTLHPEHYNAITSRLAQMETSSREIIAEIRAELEDHLSEQGIKAKVSARLKSAWSIYSKIERKAIALEQLSDMIGFRVIVDTIDQCYRTLGVIHTSWKVVPGRFKDYISVPKANDYRSIHTTIVGPGRQRVELQIRTMEMHAIAEFGIAAHQLYKEALSGDMHKLEEESQAYTWLRSTIARLTEGDNPEEFVEHTKLELFQDQVFCFTPRGRLIALPRGATPIDFAYAVHTDVGDTCVGCKINGTVMPLITQLHSGDEVEILRDPNHTPPPNWENIAVTGKARSAIRRAVRAGAFQRAISLGEQVLMAVIEREGLDLNEDEIVALAARFNIGDRNSMLAAIGEGRITADDLAEETTALKGKRRRKGRLTLPVANDAEGWFSLRNAQYFKFRMPGGQHSSIKKFAALVGFDFNMPVDISREGVVPGDRIIGIFHQSGRMEVYPMDSEALADFHDKDVGWIDVRWDLKGKPEQTFKAIVSMYSQNRPGSLAQITGAIAACDANISNLVMRALAADSHELIFELDVRDLTQLTDVLATLKRTPGLSRVQRASLAQANAISGIEGALEPKAQESEDEPA; via the coding sequence ATGATGCGTCAGTACGAGCTTGTCGAACGCGTGTTGGCCTACAATCCCCACGCCGACGAAAATCTGCTCAACAAGGCCTATGTCTATGGCATGCAAAAGCATGGCAGCCAGACACGCGCCTCGGGAGATCCGTACTTCGCCCATCCGCTCGAAGTGGCCGCAATCCTGACCGACCTCAAGCTCGACGACGCGACTATCGCCGTCGCATTGCTCCATGATACCATCGAGGATACCGACGCCACCCGCGCCGAAATCGATGAGATGTTCGGCACCGAGATCGGCCAGATCGTCGACGGGCTGACAAAGATCGAGCGGCTCAATCTCGTTTCCAGGGAAGAGGCGCAAGCCGAGAACCTACGCAAGCTGCTGCTGGCCATATCGCAGGATGTGCGTGTGTTGCTGGTCAAGCTGGCCGACCGGCTGCACAACATGCGCACGCTCGAATTCATGCCGGTGCACAAGCGCGCCCGCATCGCCCAGGAAACCATGGATATCTATGCGCCGCTTGCCGGCCGCATGGGCATGCAGGACATGCGCAACGAGCTTGAGGATCTCTCGTTCAAGACGCTTCACCCCGAGCACTACAACGCCATCACCAGCCGTCTGGCGCAGATGGAAACATCGAGCCGGGAGATCATCGCCGAAATCCGGGCCGAACTGGAAGACCATCTGAGCGAGCAGGGGATCAAGGCCAAGGTGTCGGCCCGGCTCAAATCGGCATGGTCGATCTACTCCAAGATCGAGCGCAAGGCGATCGCTCTGGAACAGCTTTCCGACATGATCGGCTTTCGCGTGATCGTCGATACCATCGATCAGTGTTACCGGACCCTGGGCGTGATCCACACGAGCTGGAAGGTCGTGCCCGGCCGGTTCAAGGACTACATCTCCGTCCCCAAGGCCAACGATTATCGCTCGATCCACACCACGATCGTGGGGCCGGGACGGCAGCGGGTGGAGCTGCAGATCCGCACCATGGAAATGCACGCCATCGCCGAATTCGGCATCGCGGCGCACCAGCTCTACAAGGAAGCGCTCTCGGGCGACATGCACAAGCTCGAGGAAGAAAGCCAGGCCTATACCTGGCTGCGTTCGACGATCGCCCGCCTCACCGAGGGTGATAACCCCGAAGAGTTCGTCGAGCACACCAAGCTCGAACTCTTCCAGGACCAGGTGTTCTGTTTTACCCCGCGCGGTCGGTTGATTGCGCTGCCCAGGGGAGCAACGCCGATCGATTTCGCCTATGCCGTCCATACCGATGTCGGCGACACCTGCGTAGGCTGCAAGATCAACGGCACGGTCATGCCGCTCATCACCCAGCTCCATTCGGGGGACGAAGTGGAAATCCTGCGTGATCCCAATCACACCCCACCACCCAATTGGGAAAATATCGCGGTAACCGGCAAGGCGCGTTCCGCGATCCGCCGTGCTGTGCGAGCGGGTGCGTTCCAGCGGGCAATCTCCCTGGGCGAGCAGGTGCTGATGGCGGTGATCGAACGCGAAGGTCTCGACCTCAACGAGGACGAGATCGTGGCGCTTGCGGCCCGCTTCAATATCGGAGACCGCAATTCGATGCTGGCCGCGATCGGGGAGGGGCGGATTACCGCCGACGATCTGGCCGAGGAAACGACCGCTCTGAAGGGCAAACGCCGCCGCAAGGGGCGCCTGACGCTGCCGGTCGCCAATGACGCCGAGGGATGGTTCTCGCTGCGCAATGCGCAATACTTCAAGTTCCGCATGCCGGGCGGGCAACACAGCTCGATCAAGAAGTTCGCGGCGCTGGTGGGATTTGATTTCAACATGCCGGTCGATATTTCGCGTGAAGGCGTGGTGCCGGGGGATCGCATCATCGGCATCTTCCACCAGAGCGGCCGCATGGAGGTGTATCCCATGGATTCCGAAGCGCTGGCTGATTTCCATGACAAGGATGTGGGCTGGATCGACGTCCGCTGGGACCTCAAGGGCAAGCCCGAGCAAACCTTCAAGGCGATCGTTTCGATGTATTCGCAGAATCGTCCGGGCTCTCTCGCCCAGATCACCGGCGCCATCGCAGCGTGCGACGCCAACATCTCCAACCTTGTGATGCGGGCCCTAGCTGCGGATTCGCACGAGTTGATCTTCGAACTCGATGTGCGCGACCTGACGCAGTTGACCGACGTTCTGGCCACCCTCAAGCGCACGCCGGGCCTATCGAGGGTCCAACGCGCCAGTCTTGCCCAGGCCAATGCGATCTCGGGCATAGAGGGAGCGCTTGAACCCAAGGCGCAGGAGAGCGAGGATGAGCCGGCATGA
- the acpS gene encoding holo-ACP synthase, giving the protein MIIGLGNDICEIAHVERTLARFGERFTHRCFTEIERAKSDRRRLRAASYAKRFAAKEACAKALGTGLSNGVFWRDMGVVNLPSGKPTMHLTGGAARRLARLVPAGHTAHIHVSITDDNGMAQAFVIIEALPVDPAGPVP; this is encoded by the coding sequence ATGATCATCGGATTGGGCAATGACATTTGCGAGATCGCGCATGTGGAGCGCACGCTTGCGCGCTTCGGCGAGCGGTTCACGCATCGGTGTTTCACCGAAATCGAACGGGCGAAATCGGACAGGCGCCGTCTGCGCGCAGCTTCTTACGCCAAGCGGTTTGCCGCCAAGGAGGCTTGTGCCAAAGCCTTGGGCACTGGACTTTCCAACGGTGTCTTCTGGCGCGACATGGGCGTGGTTAACCTGCCCAGCGGCAAGCCGACCATGCATCTGACTGGCGGAGCGGCTCGGCGCCTTGCACGCCTTGTGCCTGCTGGACATACGGCCCATATTCACGTCAGCATCACAGACGATAACGGCATGGCACAGGCCTTCGTCATCATCGAGGCCCTGCCGGTTGACCCGGCCGGACCGGTCCCGTAA
- the lepB gene encoding signal peptidase I yields MSDAAKKKTGKGELRETIVIIVQALLIALVFRTFAFEPFSIPTASMQSNLLIGDYILASKYTYGYSRYSLPYSEVPWNGRILGNAPNRGDIAVFRPVPQSDNYVKRVIGLPGDQIQMIEGILHINGEAVPREQVGTTTDRDSTGVDLPVTIYRETLPNGVSYTVQEISDNTQFDNTGVYTVPPGHYFMMGDNRDRSLDSRSLSSVGFVPFENFVGKAEWRFFSINDNIPPWQIWRWPGNVRLDRMFTSVYE; encoded by the coding sequence ATGTCGGACGCCGCCAAGAAGAAGACCGGCAAGGGTGAATTGCGCGAAACCATCGTCATCATCGTTCAAGCGCTGCTGATCGCCCTGGTTTTCCGCACATTCGCCTTTGAGCCGTTCTCCATTCCGACTGCCTCGATGCAGTCCAACCTGCTGATTGGCGACTATATTCTGGCGTCCAAATACACCTATGGTTATTCGCGCTATTCGCTGCCTTATTCAGAGGTGCCCTGGAATGGTCGCATCCTGGGCAATGCGCCCAATCGTGGCGATATCGCCGTTTTCCGGCCGGTGCCCCAGAGCGACAACTACGTCAAGCGCGTGATCGGCCTGCCGGGTGATCAGATCCAGATGATCGAGGGAATCCTGCACATCAACGGCGAGGCCGTGCCGCGCGAGCAGGTGGGCACCACCACCGACCGCGACAGCACCGGGGTCGATCTGCCCGTTACCATCTATCGCGAAACGCTGCCCAACGGGGTGAGCTACACGGTTCAGGAAATTTCCGACAACACCCAGTTCGACAACACCGGGGTCTATACGGTTCCGCCGGGGCATTATTTCATGATGGGCGACAATCGCGACCGCTCGCTCGACAGCCGCTCGCTGTCCTCGGTCGGCTTCGTGCCGTTCGAGAATTTCGTGGGCAAGGCCGAGTGGCGGTTCTTCTCGATCAACGACAACATCCCGCCCTGGCAGATCTGGCGCTGGCCGGGCAACGTCCGTCTCGACCGGATGTTCACCTCGGTCTACGAATGA
- the rnc gene encoding ribonuclease III produces MSLRARDRETLEARLGYVFADPALLQRALTHSSAVSPSKRTAESYQRFEFLGDRVLGLVVADMLSKRLPKANEGELSRTLNSLVRKETCAKVARRLGMGSFVKLGESEARTGGADKDAILGDVCEAVIGAIYADGGLEPAYTFVSRMFGDNLDVAQARRADAKTALQEWAQAKGLEPPTYLETARSGPDHAPVFTISVVVRGHEPITAEGTSKKLAEHQAAERFLLREGVWKSQA; encoded by the coding sequence ATGAGTTTGCGGGCGCGCGATCGGGAAACACTGGAAGCCAGGCTGGGTTATGTCTTTGCCGACCCCGCCTTGCTCCAGCGCGCCCTGACCCATTCGAGCGCTGTATCGCCTTCCAAACGGACAGCGGAATCATATCAACGCTTCGAGTTTCTGGGCGATCGGGTGCTGGGGCTGGTGGTTGCCGACATGCTCAGCAAACGGCTGCCCAAGGCCAATGAGGGCGAGCTTTCGCGCACCCTCAACAGCCTCGTGCGCAAGGAAACCTGCGCCAAGGTCGCCCGCCGGCTGGGCATGGGCTCGTTCGTCAAGCTTGGCGAGAGCGAAGCGCGGACTGGGGGCGCCGACAAGGACGCGATCCTGGGTGATGTTTGCGAGGCGGTGATCGGGGCAATTTACGCCGATGGCGGGCTGGAGCCGGCCTATACCTTTGTTTCGCGCATGTTCGGGGATAATCTCGACGTCGCGCAGGCCCGCAGGGCGGACGCGAAAACCGCGCTGCAGGAATGGGCGCAAGCCAAGGGGCTCGAACCTCCAACCTATCTGGAAACCGCGCGGTCGGGCCCCGATCATGCGCCTGTTTTCACCATTTCGGTGGTCGTCCGCGGGCATGAGCCGATCACGGCCGAAGGCACGTCGAAGAAACTGGCCGAACACCAGGCGGCCGAAAGATTTCTGCTCCGCGAGGGCGTATGGAAGAGCCAGGCATGA
- the era gene encoding GTPase Era: MSENETLASKCGFVALVGAPNAGKSTLLNSLVGTKVSIVTHKAQTTRAQVRGVVSTDETQLVFIDTPGIFSPKRRLDRAMVQSAWTGAGDADMVALIVDAQKGLNGEVEALLAGLENIRQPKVLVLNKIDKVKRDTLLALSQTINEKARFETTFMISALNGDGVADFIAWCREKAPLGEWHFPEEHLTDLTLALTAAEVTREKLFLRIHDEIPYQATVETESFKVQKDGSYRIEQVVYVTRDSHKMIVLGAKGQTIKTIGAEARKELIEMFETDVHLFLFVKVRANWADDPERYREMGLDWTK, encoded by the coding sequence ATGAGCGAGAACGAGACATTGGCCAGCAAATGCGGTTTCGTGGCGCTCGTCGGCGCTCCGAATGCCGGTAAATCGACGCTTCTGAACTCGCTGGTCGGAACCAAGGTGTCGATCGTCACCCACAAGGCGCAGACGACGCGGGCGCAGGTGCGCGGCGTTGTCTCGACCGATGAGACGCAGCTCGTCTTCATCGACACGCCGGGCATCTTTTCCCCCAAGCGCAGGCTTGACCGCGCCATGGTGCAGTCGGCCTGGACCGGAGCGGGGGACGCCGACATGGTGGCGCTGATCGTCGATGCCCAGAAAGGGCTGAACGGCGAAGTCGAGGCGCTGCTGGCCGGACTGGAAAATATCCGCCAGCCCAAGGTTCTGGTGCTCAACAAGATCGACAAGGTCAAGCGCGACACGCTTTTGGCACTGTCCCAAACGATCAACGAAAAAGCGCGGTTCGAGACCACCTTCATGATCTCGGCGCTCAATGGTGACGGCGTTGCCGATTTCATCGCATGGTGCAGGGAAAAGGCGCCGCTGGGCGAATGGCACTTCCCCGAGGAGCATTTGACCGACCTGACCCTGGCGCTGACTGCGGCCGAGGTGACGCGGGAGAAGCTTTTCCTGCGCATCCACGATGAGATTCCCTATCAGGCCACCGTCGAGACGGAGAGCTTCAAGGTCCAGAAGGACGGCAGCTACCGGATCGAGCAGGTGGTCTATGTCACCCGCGACAGCCATAAGATGATCGTGCTCGGTGCCAAGGGACAAACGATCAAGACGATTGGGGCCGAGGCGCGCAAGGAGCTGATCGAGATGTTCGAGACCGACGTGCATCTGTTCCTGTTCGTGAAGGTGAGAGCCAACTGGGCCGACGATCCCGAGCGCTACCGCGAGATGGGTCTCGACTGGACGAAATAG